The Phragmites australis chromosome 13, lpPhrAust1.1, whole genome shotgun sequence DNA window AAGCACAGGTTTAAGGGGGGGAGAGGGGGAAGGTGCGGCGCTGGTTTTCAGAAACGTTCTGGATGGCAATACCAGAGGAGCTACTTCAAGTGCATGGTTGATGACCCTTGGATGGACTTGCAACCTATTGTTGGCAATATACTAATACCCGGAGATACTTCAAGTGTTAAAGAAGAATCAAAGCAACCTACCACTGTTTAGATCATCGTTGCTTTCAATTTATTCCAGGACATCTGTATGCGGCGTACACATTATGATATAACTAACTTATTATTAAGGATAGTGTTCTTGGGTATGCATATAGTGGTACCATCCTGGGGGTTTCTATGTGTTCTATCAGGTCGGGACATACATAATTTTGCTTGAATGGGGCTACATTCTGATTTAATTTCTCTACAAGTGTTACAGTTGAATTGAAAAGGCTTGCTTCTGTTTTGAAGCTACTCTCTGTTTAATCTAATCATCTCTTGAGCATAATTTAGATTCTTTTATTCGATTCCAAATGCCAATATACGGATGTTGCATGTTTGAGACTATCAGATCAGTTAGGGATCTTTATTCTGCACTCTTGCTTACTGGTTTGTTAGCTGAGGAATTAGATGGTTAAGCAGTAAAGCATAAAAATTTTGTTGTATCTACTTCACCTCAGACTGATGTTATAGGATTACAGTTTAAACGGTATGTGTAAGATTGAATTTTTTGGGCATTCAGACATGTTTCTTATAACACTTCATTATACTGAAATTCGGTTAACCATAGAAACCAAAGGATGGCACTAAGAATTGACTTGCAATTATGAAAAACAGTAGCCTTACAGTAGTGGCATAATGGATATTGATTGATTGAAGTCTAAAACGCTTTCATTTTACTTATGCTGTGTGCAGTAAGGCTGCTTAATGTTTTGGGTGGCTGTTTGCATTAACATGTGACGATTACCATCATCTATTGGTTCTCACTTGTTTAGCGTAACAGTGCTGTTTTATCCTTTTGTTTCCTGTATGCTTTGATCTTTATTAATGACTCTAGCTCCTTTTAGGAGAACCAGACTGTCTGGATAGGGAGCATAAAGGCATTTTGTTAGGTTgagaatcttttttttttcaattttcatgtAGGATGTCATCACTACTGCAGAATCTCATCCTGACCATTTCTTCTTTTAACTTTGCCTGTTTAGCTGGACCAGGGAACTATGGTAGCAACTATCCTCTGCCACACCAGCACCTTATGGCTCCGTCACCAATTCACTCCCCATCCCTGATGGCACAAGATGCACCAGGGAGCAGTCAATGGCGAAGTCCTATGCAGTTCCAGGATCCAATGTCAGGATACCAAGGAACTCCTCCtggtgctcctcctccttggggCCTGCATTCTGGGTCTCCAGCTCGAGGTTATTATCCAAATTCACCTAGCTTTGGATTCAGGCACCCTAATCCCGGCCGAGGGGGCAGCCCGATGAATTATGGACCGAGAGGTAGCCCACACTCGTCCTACGGGCGAGGCAGGGGCCAAAACTACAACAACAGCCCAGGTTCATGGGGAAGAGGGGGAAGGGGTGGTGTTGGTTTCCAGAACCGTTCTGGATGGCAAGACCGGAGGAGCTTCTTCAACCAGTCCATGGTTGAGGACCCTTGGCAGGACTTGCAGCCTATTGTTGGCAACATACTGATCCCCAGGGGCCGCGCCAAGTCCTGGCTTCCAGAATCGTTGTGTGCGAAGAAGGAAACCCCTGCTCAAGGCCAAATTAAGTTGACATCATCAGGATTGAGCCTAGCAGAGTACCTTGACTTGTCTTTCAATGAGGCTTCTAACGAGATGTAGAGCTTTTGTATGTATCATTAGAATTGCAGATTGCTGTTGTTTTCCCTATGATTAATAGATTTTCCCTACCTTTCAATTATTGTTCCTGTTCTGTTTCACTTCTTCCGTTGCTGTAGATTCTGCTGCAGGATGTGAGAATGTGCCGCCATGTAACATTTATTACTACCATTTATGCATTTTAGCGATCCTGTTGTATCTTTCCAGTTTGTGTGCATTCTTGCT harbors:
- the LOC133888958 gene encoding protein SICKLE-like isoform X2; protein product: MDEHQVESSSSSKRRERLLALRSAANASPAADPPLLPAGSLLPDPDPDPAGDHASSPHPHPRSPQRFDYYTNPAAAFSSSSSYSGGGSNPTWSHRRKSPPNCYPTSPAPPPPYAGPGNYGSNYPLPHQHLMAPSPIHSPSLMAQDAPGSSQWRSPMQFQDPMSGYQGTPPGAPPPWGLHSGSPARGYYPNSPSFGFRHPNPGRGGSPMNYGPRGSPHSSYGRGRGQNYNNSPGSWGRGGRGGVGFQNRSGWQDRRSFFNQSMVEDPWQDLQPIVGNILIPRGRAKSWLPESLCAKKETPAQGQIKLTSSGLSLAEYLDLSFNEASNEM
- the LOC133888958 gene encoding protein SICKLE-like isoform X1, producing MDEHQVESSSSSKRRERLLALRSAANASPAADPPLLPAGSLLPDPDPDPAGDHASSPHPHPRSPQRFDYYTNPAAAFSSSSSYSGGGSNPTWSHRRKSPPNCYPTSPAPPPPYGEPDCLDREHKGILLAGPGNYGSNYPLPHQHLMAPSPIHSPSLMAQDAPGSSQWRSPMQFQDPMSGYQGTPPGAPPPWGLHSGSPARGYYPNSPSFGFRHPNPGRGGSPMNYGPRGSPHSSYGRGRGQNYNNSPGSWGRGGRGGVGFQNRSGWQDRRSFFNQSMVEDPWQDLQPIVGNILIPRGRAKSWLPESLCAKKETPAQGQIKLTSSGLSLAEYLDLSFNEASNEM